One Streptomyces sp. R28 DNA window includes the following coding sequences:
- the tgmA gene encoding putative ATP-grasp-modified RiPP codes for MRPFTLNYAFPRGLAHAVTPYHFDPARQLNVLPDGRPAVSDPDLLLAVGTTTSTAGSATHFDD; via the coding sequence GTGCGACCGTTCACCCTCAACTACGCCTTTCCCAGGGGGCTTGCGCACGCGGTGACGCCGTATCACTTCGACCCGGCCCGCCAGCTGAACGTGCTGCCCGACGGCCGCCCCGCCGTCAGTGACCCGGACCTGCTGCTCGCGGTCGGCACGACGACGTCCACCGCCGGATCCGCGACCCACTTCGACGACTGA
- a CDS encoding thiamine pyrophosphate-dependent enzyme, with protein sequence MVLGRRFDEQATALARQGRLAVHPSSLGQEACQVGAALALRATDWLFPTYRDCVALVSRGIDPVEALTLLRGDAHCGYDPLRHRTAPQCTPLATHAAHATGLAHAERLKGGDTVALALVGDGATSEGDFHEALNLAGVLRAPVVFLVQNNRYAISVPLSAQCAAPGLAYKGVGYGVRAEQVDGNDAAAVLAVLSTAIEDARAGGGPWLVEAHTYRMGPHTSADDPSRYRPAEEAEHWRRRDPITRLESALRERGVLTPEAAEAATAEAEAYAADLRARFAEDPELTPLALFDHVFASPPPHLTDQRAALRAELEGR encoded by the coding sequence ATGGTCCTCGGGCGCCGTTTCGACGAGCAGGCGACCGCGCTCGCCCGGCAGGGCAGGCTCGCGGTACACCCGTCGAGCCTGGGCCAGGAGGCGTGTCAGGTCGGTGCCGCGCTCGCGCTGCGCGCCACGGACTGGCTGTTCCCCACCTACCGGGACTGCGTCGCACTGGTCAGCCGCGGGATCGACCCGGTCGAGGCGCTGACGCTGCTGCGCGGCGACGCCCACTGCGGCTACGACCCGCTGCGCCACCGCACCGCTCCGCAGTGCACCCCGCTCGCCACCCACGCCGCGCACGCCACCGGACTGGCCCACGCCGAGCGCCTCAAGGGCGGCGACACCGTCGCCCTGGCACTCGTCGGGGACGGCGCCACCAGCGAGGGCGACTTCCACGAGGCGCTCAATCTGGCGGGCGTGCTGCGCGCGCCGGTGGTCTTCCTCGTGCAGAACAACCGGTACGCCATCTCCGTCCCGCTGTCCGCCCAGTGCGCGGCACCGGGTCTGGCCTACAAGGGCGTCGGCTACGGCGTCCGCGCGGAACAGGTGGACGGCAACGACGCCGCGGCCGTCCTCGCCGTGCTGAGTACGGCGATCGAGGACGCGCGGGCGGGCGGCGGACCGTGGCTGGTCGAGGCGCACACCTACCGCATGGGACCGCACACCAGCGCCGACGACCCCTCTCGCTACCGCCCGGCCGAGGAGGCCGAGCACTGGCGCCGACGCGACCCGATCACCCGCCTGGAGTCCGCCCTGCGCGAGCGCGGCGTGCTGACCCCCGAGGCCGCCGAGGCCGCGACCGCCGAGGCGGAGGCGTACGCCGCCGACCTGCGCGCACGGTTCGCCGAGGACCCCGAACTCACCCCCCTGGCCCTGTTCGACCACGTCTTCGCCTCACCGCCCCCGCACCTGACCGATCAACGGGCCGCGTTGCGCGCCGAGTTGGAGGGACGCTGA
- a CDS encoding cysteate synthase, whose product MSGARPGTRHYTLVCSSCGTRYADDGLLLDCARGHEPAFLRTAYDGTGTRVGESSGLFRYAPLLPVARTFPDVPGPVVLPAERLGRRIGLDRLWVAFNGHWPERGAQLPTCTFKDLEAYTVLGRLPADPPVLVIPSAGNTAAAFAWAATKYRVPCLLVVPAPALERMRFPAPLDPCVRLVVLDGTATYSDAIACADLLARLPGHHAEGGARNVGRRDGLGTVMRAAAEELGRLPETYVQAVGSGTGAIGAHETARRLRTGDEALPRLLMCQNTPFTPLYDAWRDTGPAPAHREHEPLARELTNRRPPFTVRGGVRDVLGESGGAVRCTDNESALAAMALFEEVEGIDIEPGAGVALAALADAVRAGQVRRDELVLLNITGGGRARQARDLALIPAEPWLCVPWPGRDTGPLYVAEQVQRLLTGAGPVVVAEGR is encoded by the coding sequence ATGTCCGGGGCACGTCCGGGAACACGTCACTACACACTCGTCTGTTCCTCGTGCGGAACTCGTTACGCGGACGACGGTCTCCTCCTCGACTGCGCCCGTGGCCACGAACCGGCATTTCTGCGCACCGCGTACGACGGAACCGGAACCCGCGTCGGCGAAAGCAGCGGGCTGTTTCGGTATGCCCCGCTGCTGCCGGTGGCGCGTACCTTCCCCGACGTGCCGGGCCCGGTCGTCCTCCCCGCCGAACGGCTCGGCCGCCGGATCGGCCTCGACCGGCTGTGGGTCGCCTTCAACGGCCACTGGCCCGAACGCGGGGCACAGCTGCCCACCTGCACGTTCAAGGACCTGGAGGCGTACACCGTGCTCGGTCGGCTGCCCGCCGATCCGCCGGTCCTGGTGATCCCGTCGGCGGGCAACACCGCGGCCGCCTTCGCCTGGGCCGCCACCAAGTACCGGGTGCCCTGTCTGCTCGTCGTGCCCGCCCCCGCCCTGGAGCGGATGCGGTTCCCCGCCCCGCTCGACCCCTGCGTCCGGCTCGTCGTCCTCGACGGCACCGCCACCTACAGCGACGCCATCGCCTGCGCCGACCTCCTCGCTCGACTGCCCGGCCACCACGCCGAGGGCGGCGCGCGCAACGTGGGCCGCCGTGACGGCCTCGGCACCGTCATGCGGGCCGCCGCCGAGGAGCTGGGGCGGCTGCCGGAGACGTACGTACAGGCCGTCGGCAGCGGTACCGGGGCCATCGGCGCCCACGAGACGGCGCGTCGCCTCCGCACGGGCGACGAGGCGCTGCCCCGCCTGCTGATGTGCCAGAACACACCCTTCACACCGCTGTACGACGCCTGGCGGGACACCGGCCCCGCCCCGGCCCACCGCGAACACGAGCCGCTCGCCCGCGAACTGACCAACCGCCGACCGCCGTTCACCGTCCGCGGCGGAGTCCGGGACGTGCTCGGCGAGAGCGGCGGCGCCGTGCGATGTACCGACAACGAGTCCGCGCTCGCCGCCATGGCGCTCTTCGAAGAGGTCGAGGGCATCGACATCGAGCCGGGCGCCGGAGTCGCCCTCGCCGCGCTGGCCGACGCGGTGCGGGCCGGGCAGGTCCGCCGCGACGAACTCGTGCTCCTCAACATCACCGGCGGCGGCCGCGCCCGCCAGGCCCGCGACCTCGCGCTGATCCCCGCCGAACCCTGGCTGTGCGTCCCCTGGCCCGGCCGCGACACGGGTCCCCTGTACGTCGCCGAGCAGGTGCAACGACTGCTCACCGGCGCCGGCCCCGTCGTCGTGGCGGAGGGCCGATGA
- a CDS encoding MvdC/MvdD family ATP grasp protein, protein MTVLILTSEEDVTADMVVARLHGTGTPVMRLDPADLPGKAVLSVDYAHGDFDGHLSVNGHVLSMGGLRSIWVRRPGEPAAHAAYPSPWLTAETRQALYGMLHSAAARWMNHPRNADQARLKPWQLRVAHLSGFAVPPTVFTTSPRLAREFTEEHRDVVVKSASGPPPGDPGLALPTTLVGPDADFSAVAAGPALLQRYVPKRADIRLTSVGTRLFAARKTAEPGQVDGRYGDTGHAWEPVPVPERIGKSVHDYVTLAGLAYAAFDFAEDEHGIWWFLECNQGGQFGFVELATGQPISEEVALWLAQRRADRRSPESRR, encoded by the coding sequence ATGACCGTACTGATCCTGACGTCCGAAGAGGACGTGACCGCCGACATGGTGGTGGCCAGGCTGCACGGGACAGGGACTCCCGTGATGCGGCTGGACCCCGCCGACCTGCCGGGCAAGGCCGTGCTGTCCGTCGACTACGCCCATGGTGACTTCGACGGGCACCTGTCGGTCAACGGACATGTGCTCAGCATGGGAGGCCTGCGCTCCATATGGGTGCGCAGGCCCGGCGAACCGGCCGCGCACGCCGCGTATCCCTCCCCGTGGCTGACCGCCGAGACCCGGCAGGCGCTGTACGGGATGCTCCACTCCGCCGCAGCCCGGTGGATGAACCATCCGCGCAACGCCGACCAGGCCCGGCTCAAGCCCTGGCAGTTGAGGGTCGCGCACCTCAGCGGTTTCGCCGTACCGCCGACGGTCTTCACCACGTCACCCCGGCTGGCGCGGGAGTTCACCGAGGAGCACCGGGACGTGGTGGTGAAGTCCGCCTCGGGGCCGCCGCCCGGTGACCCCGGGCTGGCCCTGCCCACCACCCTCGTCGGCCCCGACGCGGACTTCTCCGCGGTCGCGGCCGGGCCCGCGCTGCTCCAGCGGTACGTACCCAAGCGGGCCGACATCCGGCTGACCAGTGTCGGCACCCGCCTGTTCGCCGCGCGGAAGACCGCCGAACCCGGCCAGGTCGACGGACGCTACGGCGACACCGGGCACGCCTGGGAGCCGGTCCCGGTCCCCGAACGCATCGGCAAGTCGGTGCACGACTACGTCACTCTCGCCGGACTGGCGTACGCCGCCTTCGACTTCGCCGAGGACGAGCACGGCATCTGGTGGTTCCTGGAGTGCAACCAGGGCGGCCAGTTCGGCTTCGTCGAGCTGGCGACGGGGCAGCCGATCTCGGAGGAGGTCGCCCTGTGGCTGGCACAGCGCAGGGCGGACCGCCGCTCTCCCGAGAGCCGCCGGTGA